Proteins from a single region of bacterium:
- a CDS encoding PaREP1 family protein, which yields MRKGNNNNVHRYIEQAERHLQQGEKEFEGGDLRQAGEKYWGSATQMLKAWATSKGIRHNGHAWLFEAASKLSSEENEIALKEAFILASALHTNFYEGWLTKDEVEVAALKSKAFCKRIKEILVSVQPLNR from the coding sequence ATGAGGAAAGGGAATAACAATAATGTACACCGCTACATAGAGCAGGCAGAGAGACACCTACAGCAAGGCGAGAAGGAGTTTGAAGGGGGTGATTTGCGACAGGCAGGAGAGAAATACTGGGGGTCTGCAACCCAAATGTTAAAGGCATGGGCAACAAGTAAGGGCATCCGTCACAATGGTCATGCCTGGCTATTTGAGGCGGCCTCTAAACTCTCTTCTGAAGAAAATGAAATTGCCTTAAAGGAGGCATTTATTCTTGCTTCTGCCCTGCATACAAATTTCTATGAAGGTTGGCTTACAAAGGATGAAGTAGAGGTCGCTGCCTTAAAATCAAAGGCATTTTGCAAGAGAATAAAAGAAATATTGGTAAGCGTTCAGCCACTAAACCGCTAA
- a CDS encoding 2-amino-3,7-dideoxy-D-threo-hept-6-ulosonate synthase → MIGKKVRMERIMNRESGKSVIIPMDHGTTLGPIKGLTDMRKIVNLIVEGGANAIILHKGIVASGHRESGKDIGLIVHLSASTSLGLDPDAKVCVCTVKEAIQLGADAVSMHVNLGANTEGQMLRDLGEVSKECSEWGIPLIVMMYTRGPKIENQFDVRYVKHAARVGAELGADMVKVNYTGSPETFREVVEGTPVPVVIAGGEKMESDQDLLEMVKGALEAGAAGVSMGRNAFQHKHPDRIVRAISSMVHKGSSIEEAKKLL, encoded by the coding sequence ATGATTGGGAAAAAAGTCAGGATGGAACGGATAATGAATCGGGAGTCAGGCAAGAGCGTTATTATCCCTATGGATCATGGAACCACGCTGGGGCCTATAAAGGGCCTTACTGACATGCGGAAGATTGTCAATTTAATCGTGGAGGGAGGGGCTAATGCCATCATTTTACATAAGGGGATAGTGGCTTCAGGACACCGGGAAAGCGGAAAGGATATTGGACTTATTGTGCATCTGTCGGCCAGCACTTCCTTAGGACTTGATCCGGATGCCAAGGTTTGTGTCTGTACGGTCAAAGAGGCCATCCAACTTGGGGCAGATGCCGTATCCATGCATGTAAATCTTGGGGCCAACACCGAAGGCCAGATGCTTCGTGATTTAGGAGAAGTTTCCAAAGAGTGCTCTGAATGGGGAATACCTCTCATTGTTATGATGTATACCCGAGGGCCGAAAATCGAGAATCAATTTGATGTTCGTTACGTTAAACATGCCGCTCGGGTGGGGGCTGAACTTGGAGCAGATATGGTCAAGGTCAATTACACCGGCTCACCAGAGACCTTCCGGGAGGTGGTTGAGGGAACACCTGTCCCGGTGGTTATCGCTGGGGGCGAGAAGATGGAGAGCGATCAAGACCTTTTGGAAATGGTCAAAGGGGCATTAGAAGCCGGAGCAGCCGGGGTCTCTATGGGAAGAAACGCCTTTCAACATAAGCATCCGGATAGGATAGTCCGGGCCATAAGTAGTATGGTTCACAAGGGAAGCAGCATTGAGGAGGCAAAGAAGCTGCTTTAG